In Polynucleobacter sp. MWH-S4W17, a genomic segment contains:
- a CDS encoding ABC transporter ATP-binding protein has product MSIPVKVLSAIHLGKEVLSSNGSLTILHDISFDVFEGESIAITGASGSGKSTLLGLLAGLDAPSSGHVELVSQNLNHLDEDGRAKLRGQKVGFVFQSFQLLPHLTALENVMLPAELNSMAKSKENALVCLDQVGLSERANHFPKTLSGGEQQRVALARAFIMKPAILFADEPTGSLDEGSGNRVIELLFDLNRANHSTLILVTHDKALANRCQRQLHLQGGRLL; this is encoded by the coding sequence ATGAGTATTCCAGTGAAGGTCCTTAGCGCAATACATCTAGGTAAAGAAGTTTTATCTAGTAATGGATCATTAACTATTTTGCACGACATTAGCTTTGACGTCTTTGAGGGTGAAAGCATCGCCATCACCGGAGCTTCGGGTTCTGGAAAAAGTACTTTACTTGGACTTCTGGCTGGATTAGATGCGCCCTCTAGTGGGCATGTTGAGTTGGTCTCTCAAAATCTGAATCACCTGGATGAAGATGGGCGGGCAAAATTAAGGGGGCAAAAGGTTGGCTTTGTATTCCAATCCTTTCAATTGCTGCCTCATTTGACAGCCCTTGAAAACGTCATGCTGCCAGCTGAGCTGAACAGCATGGCAAAGTCCAAAGAAAATGCTCTGGTCTGCCTGGACCAGGTGGGTTTAAGTGAGCGAGCCAACCATTTCCCCAAAACTTTATCAGGCGGAGAGCAGCAACGGGTTGCTCTGGCAAGGGCTTTCATCATGAAGCCGGCGATTTTGTTTGCCGATGAGCCTACGGGCAGCCTTGATGAGGGTAGCGGGAATCGGGTTATTGAGCTGCTTTTTGACCTAAATCGAGCCAATCATTCCACCCTTATTTTGGTCACCCATGACAAGGCCCTGGCTAATCGGTGCCAGCGGCAGTTACACCTTCAAGGTGGGCGATTGTTGTAG
- a CDS encoding arylesterase, whose protein sequence is MNQYIWLNFLSKKLQAALMATALFCLFIPFGTKAQTNPTILVMGDSLSAEYGLARGTGWVRLLEDQLQRQRSSWGVFNASISGETSAGGLSRLSKQLEQKKPGIVLLELGANDALRGLSIQESEKNLRKMIQLSKASGAKVLLFGIQIPPNYGQEYTKEFHDLYPKLARQEQVELVPFFLKNVASDINLFQADRMHPNEKAQVILFKNVWGAMAPYQTLLKSQ, encoded by the coding sequence ATGAATCAATATATTTGGTTGAACTTCTTGAGTAAAAAATTGCAAGCCGCATTAATGGCAACTGCCCTATTTTGCCTGTTTATTCCTTTTGGCACAAAAGCTCAAACAAATCCAACAATACTAGTTATGGGCGATAGCCTTTCAGCTGAGTATGGATTGGCTCGAGGTACCGGCTGGGTAAGGCTGCTAGAGGATCAACTCCAAAGACAGAGAAGCTCCTGGGGCGTATTTAACGCCAGCATTAGTGGCGAAACTAGCGCTGGTGGTTTATCCAGATTATCAAAACAACTAGAGCAAAAAAAGCCGGGCATCGTTCTATTGGAACTCGGAGCAAATGATGCATTGCGCGGTCTATCTATCCAGGAGTCAGAAAAGAATTTACGCAAGATGATTCAGTTAAGCAAGGCCTCTGGGGCCAAAGTCCTTTTGTTTGGCATACAAATTCCACCAAATTATGGCCAGGAGTACACGAAGGAGTTTCATGATTTATATCCCAAGCTTGCTCGTCAGGAACAGGTTGAGCTTGTACCGTTTTTTCTTAAGAATGTTGCCTCTGACATCAATTTATTTCAAGCAGATCGCATGCATCCTAACGAAAAGGCGCAAGTCATTCTCTTTAAAAATGTATGGGGCGCTATGGCCCCATATCAAACACTGCTGAAGAGTCAATAA
- the lon gene encoding endopeptidase La yields the protein MPGHLLLPSEPIQLPLLPLRDVVVFPHMVIPLFVGRPKSIKALEAAMETGKNVLLVAQKTAAKDEPVIEDLYEVGCIANILQMLKLPDGTVKVLVEGVQRAEVSQIEDSLGYFNCEATPTAINAIDAHETEALRRAIMAQFDQYVKLNKKVPQEILSSLGGIDDPSRLADTICAHLPVKLEQKQRLLEMMDVVQRLESLLADLESEIDILQVEKRIRGRVKRQMEKSQREYYLNEQVKAIQKELGEGEEGADLEELEKRIKAARMPKEALKKAESELKKLKLMSPMSAEATVIRNFIDTLVNLPWKKKTKINNDLTNAEKVLDEDHYGLDKVKERILEYLAVQQRVDRVKAPILCLVGPPGVGKTSLGQSIARATNRKFVRMALGGVRDESEIRGHRRTYIGSMPGKILSSLTKVGVRNPLFLLDEVDKMGMDFRGDPASALLEVLDPEQNHTFQDHYVEVDFDLSDVMFVATSNSLNIPGPLLDRLEIIRLAGYTEDEKTSIAVNYLIPKQIKNNGLKKDELKIEDSAVRNMIRYYTREAGVRSLEREISKICRKVVKLLLLKKEAAPIVVNADNLEKFLSVRMYDFGLAGKENQVGQVTGLAWTEVGGDLLTIEAAVMPGKGVITRTGSIGDVMKESVEAARTVVRSRSKRLGITDEAFEKKDIHIHFPDGATPKDGPSAGIAITTALVSVFTGIPIRSDVAMTGEITLRGEVLPIGGLKEKLLAAHRGGIKLALIPEENVKDLIDIPDNVKNAIEIIPVRWIDKVLELALERMPEALPDPSPEELAKKAAEASKANEKGAASDVLKH from the coding sequence ATGCCTGGCCACTTATTACTACCCTCTGAACCGATTCAACTACCTTTACTCCCTTTAAGGGACGTAGTTGTATTTCCTCATATGGTGATTCCACTCTTTGTGGGTCGCCCTAAATCGATTAAAGCGCTCGAAGCGGCTATGGAAACGGGCAAAAACGTTCTTTTGGTGGCTCAAAAAACGGCTGCTAAAGATGAGCCCGTCATTGAGGATCTCTATGAGGTGGGCTGTATCGCCAATATTTTGCAGATGCTCAAGTTGCCTGATGGCACTGTAAAAGTGCTTGTTGAAGGTGTTCAGCGCGCTGAAGTTAGTCAAATTGAAGATAGTCTTGGTTACTTCAATTGCGAAGCTACACCAACTGCCATCAATGCAATTGACGCGCATGAAACAGAGGCTTTGCGTCGCGCAATCATGGCGCAGTTTGATCAATACGTAAAACTCAATAAAAAAGTTCCTCAAGAGATACTCTCTTCTCTGGGCGGAATAGATGATCCAAGTCGTTTGGCTGACACCATCTGCGCTCATCTACCTGTGAAGCTAGAGCAAAAACAACGCTTACTTGAAATGATGGATGTTGTACAACGCTTGGAAAGTTTGTTGGCTGATCTGGAAAGTGAGATTGATATTCTTCAGGTTGAGAAGCGTATTCGTGGACGTGTAAAGCGTCAGATGGAAAAGAGTCAGCGCGAGTACTATCTCAATGAACAGGTAAAAGCGATTCAGAAAGAGTTAGGTGAAGGCGAAGAGGGCGCTGATCTCGAAGAGCTCGAGAAGCGTATCAAGGCTGCGCGCATGCCTAAGGAAGCATTGAAAAAGGCAGAATCAGAACTTAAGAAGCTTAAGTTGATGTCGCCCATGTCTGCAGAGGCAACAGTCATCCGTAACTTTATTGATACGCTGGTGAATCTACCCTGGAAGAAAAAAACCAAGATTAACAACGACCTTACTAATGCTGAGAAAGTATTGGATGAGGATCACTATGGCTTGGATAAGGTCAAGGAACGCATTTTGGAGTACCTAGCAGTTCAACAACGTGTTGATCGTGTCAAGGCCCCAATTCTTTGTTTAGTCGGCCCTCCTGGTGTTGGTAAAACTTCTTTAGGTCAATCTATTGCGCGTGCGACCAATCGAAAATTTGTCCGCATGGCCTTAGGCGGTGTGCGTGATGAATCTGAGATTCGTGGTCACCGTCGTACCTATATTGGTTCGATGCCTGGTAAGATTTTGAGTAGCCTTACCAAGGTGGGCGTTCGCAATCCTTTATTCCTTCTGGATGAAGTAGACAAGATGGGTATGGATTTCCGCGGTGATCCAGCTAGTGCCTTGTTGGAGGTTTTAGATCCAGAACAAAATCACACCTTCCAAGATCACTATGTAGAGGTTGACTTTGATCTCTCAGATGTGATGTTTGTCGCTACCTCGAACTCCTTGAATATTCCTGGCCCATTGTTAGATCGTCTTGAGATTATTCGCCTGGCTGGCTATACCGAGGATGAAAAGACCAGTATTGCTGTGAATTATTTGATTCCTAAACAAATCAAAAATAATGGCTTAAAGAAGGACGAGCTCAAGATTGAAGATAGCGCAGTTCGTAATATGATTCGTTACTATACGCGTGAGGCTGGCGTGCGTTCTTTAGAACGTGAAATCAGCAAGATTTGCCGCAAAGTAGTAAAGCTATTGCTCTTAAAAAAAGAAGCTGCCCCGATTGTTGTGAATGCGGATAATTTAGAGAAATTCTTATCGGTACGCATGTATGACTTTGGTTTGGCCGGAAAAGAAAATCAAGTTGGTCAGGTTACCGGTTTGGCTTGGACTGAAGTGGGTGGTGATTTGCTCACCATCGAAGCTGCTGTGATGCCAGGTAAGGGTGTTATTACCCGCACCGGTTCTATTGGCGATGTGATGAAAGAATCCGTTGAGGCTGCTAGAACAGTAGTTCGCTCTAGATCTAAACGACTTGGCATTACGGATGAGGCTTTTGAGAAGAAGGATATTCATATTCACTTCCCAGATGGCGCAACACCAAAGGATGGCCCATCTGCTGGTATTGCGATTACGACAGCCTTGGTATCCGTCTTTACTGGGATTCCGATTCGTTCAGATGTCGCCATGACAGGTGAAATTACGTTACGTGGTGAAGTGCTACCTATTGGCGGATTAAAAGAGAAGCTTTTGGCTGCTCATCGTGGTGGTATTAAGCTTGCCTTAATTCCTGAAGAGAACGTCAAAGACCTGATTGATATTCCAGACAATGTTAAGAATGCAATTGAGATTATTCCAGTTCGTTGGATCGATAAAGTATTGGAATTGGCTTTAGAACGTATGCCCGAAGCCTTGCCAGATCCTTCGCCTGAAGAGTTGGCTAAAAAGGCCGCTGAAGCCAGTAAGGCAAATGAAAAGGGTGCTGCTTCAGACGTTCTTAAGCACTGA
- a CDS encoding peptidylprolyl isomerase, which yields MFDTVRKHQRILQFVLMLLIVPSFAFFGISSYSSFMDKETDIVKVNGKPITAQEVDSAAKRQAERVGGNAQIAQSLQFRQAILNELLQQRILGFAVSNLRLQVGKEALVKSLQNIPQIRALYKQDGSFDDARFKQLLASNGLNEEQFYASQAFDLKISQLVNSVARTEIGSPKLSEIVSTLYEAERQVQSLSFDAKDYLSKVNPSQEDLQAFYNANTKLFESPEYVDVEYIVLKADPKEDAKVFSDKADQFANITYDQSDSLKPAADKLKLNVQTQKGVTRSGAMGVAKDHPLANPKVVQSLFGDEAVKNKRNIEAVQTSPGVFVSARVITFHPAQTLPFKDVAAEVKRQVSQRMAEKLAISAAAERLASLEKDPKSAAGFASPIWVSRNKPANLIGGALDEVMSTNPDKFPALVSVQNPGVGTILYRVDQLRQPTGADAKVHKAQAQQIQALAAQSEFAGFMAYWRDVAGVKLINPLKPPSSGAGS from the coding sequence ATGTTTGATACCGTCCGTAAGCACCAGCGAATTCTGCAGTTTGTATTAATGCTTTTGATCGTCCCATCTTTTGCCTTCTTTGGAATCTCTAGCTATTCCAGCTTCATGGACAAAGAGACTGACATTGTCAAAGTTAACGGCAAACCCATTACTGCTCAGGAAGTAGATTCAGCTGCGAAACGTCAAGCTGAGCGCGTTGGTGGAAACGCTCAGATTGCTCAAAGCCTCCAATTTAGACAGGCAATTTTGAATGAGCTATTGCAACAACGCATCCTTGGATTTGCAGTCAGCAATTTACGTTTACAAGTTGGCAAGGAGGCTCTCGTTAAGAGTTTGCAAAATATTCCGCAGATTCGCGCCCTATATAAGCAAGATGGAAGTTTTGATGATGCGCGCTTCAAGCAGCTCTTGGCTAGTAATGGTTTAAACGAAGAGCAGTTTTATGCCAGCCAGGCTTTTGATTTAAAAATTAGCCAATTGGTGAATTCTGTAGCTCGGACAGAAATCGGCAGTCCAAAATTATCTGAAATCGTTTCAACCCTTTATGAGGCTGAGCGTCAAGTTCAGTCCCTATCATTTGATGCCAAAGATTACCTAAGCAAGGTAAATCCATCCCAAGAAGACCTGCAGGCTTTCTATAACGCCAACACAAAGCTATTTGAGAGTCCAGAGTATGTGGATGTCGAGTACATCGTTCTCAAAGCTGATCCAAAAGAAGATGCCAAAGTATTTAGCGATAAAGCAGATCAATTTGCCAATATCACTTATGACCAGTCAGACAGTCTTAAGCCAGCAGCAGATAAATTAAAGCTCAATGTCCAAACCCAAAAGGGTGTCACTCGCTCTGGAGCAATGGGTGTTGCTAAAGATCACCCATTGGCCAATCCTAAGGTAGTCCAATCTTTATTTGGCGATGAAGCTGTTAAGAACAAACGTAATATTGAAGCAGTGCAAACATCCCCTGGTGTTTTTGTTTCAGCACGTGTTATCACCTTCCACCCAGCACAAACTTTGCCATTTAAAGATGTGGCGGCAGAAGTGAAACGTCAAGTTAGCCAGCGCATGGCTGAAAAGCTTGCCATCAGCGCAGCAGCTGAGCGCTTAGCTTCGCTAGAAAAAGATCCTAAAAGTGCAGCCGGTTTTGCAAGCCCAATTTGGGTTTCTCGCAATAAGCCTGCAAACTTAATTGGCGGAGCGCTTGATGAGGTAATGTCCACTAACCCTGATAAATTTCCTGCGCTGGTTTCTGTTCAGAATCCTGGGGTCGGCACTATTCTGTATCGTGTTGATCAGCTAAGGCAGCCCACAGGTGCAGATGCCAAGGTCCACAAGGCACAAGCGCAACAAATCCAAGCATTGGCAGCTCAGTCTGAATTTGCTGGGTTTATGGCTTATTGGCGCGATGTTGCTGGGGTTAAGCTAATTAATCCCCTTAAGCCGCCATCATCTGGTGCGGGCAGTTAA